The Nicotiana sylvestris chromosome 6, ASM39365v2, whole genome shotgun sequence genomic sequence TTCCCTATTTTTATGAGCTAAAGTTGACACTCCTAGCAACCAAAATCATATTTGTTGCACAATATGCCAATGTAAACAAATTACCCAATAATGTTGCTACAATTCAAACTGCAGTGCCATAACCTTGATTCCCAACATCATCCGATTATGCTATTTGTGCCAATTAACTATGTGCAAAAGATCGTACAAATGGCACTAGGTAACCTCTTTGAGCACTCCTATTTAATACTTAtccaaattttaaaaattatttaaagtTATGGCCAGTTTTGGCAAATTTCAGATAGTTCATACATGctactaggggtgtacaaatgaAATCGATAAATCGCATCAACCCGATAATCTGAGTTAAATcgagaaaaaaaacccgactatgatttgttggtttggtgttggaaaaaaacccgaccatattTGGTTTTGTTTGgtttaactaaaaaaagtcaaaccgaaaccaaaccaacccgacattatatatatatagaagttTTAAATATGTTTAATACATAATGATATTTTTTGTagtgtaatttataaatatttcttaagctTTTTCATAGTTTTATCTTTTTCGCGTATTATTTCAAGTTTAAACTTATAATTTTTGGATGCTCCAATAAATTTTATAGTTCATAAAtgttagtaactcaaataaatcCTAAACCAATATCAAGTCAATACTAATGTTaataaaagacattcaattcaattatactatgaatgaaaatagtgttgaatatctattttttagttttttcgtagtttagataaaatgcataacttatttttcttttagtgTTTAGTTATGTAAATAATAGTACTTATTGGTCGTACTTATTTTAGCAACTTATTagtaattttaaattatgtttgTTTTCATTATAGCTTATTAATAATACGTATTTTATgcgattttattatctttattattGAGTATTTTAATACAATGTCATGACTCATCtcatatttatgttattttgttgAAAAACACCTTATATAGTtctatcttactaggattaaagaaataattGGAGCGCGAATTCTATATTTTGTGCTATGAAGACTTTATGGAAGAAAAAACCCCTGAAAACCCGAAAAACTAGAGAAAAACCAAGATTAAAAAACCTgatttttattggtttggtttggtctttagatttaataacctgatacaattggtttggtttggtaattagaaaatccgaaccaacctgACCTATGTATACCCCTACGTGCTGCTGCATCTTTTTCTTCACCCGACGGTATGAAGTTGACTTTAAGGTGGCTAAGCTTTAAACTTTATAAGTTTCGGTTATTTCTTAAATAGGGGTTCCTAGAAATGGCTATTTGTGCACTTTATACTAAAAGGTAGTGATAGTTTGGGCCATTAGTGCAACTGTAGTAGCCCAGCTCATTTACCTTGTTCATTTTCTCTCAAAAAGGCCTGCTTAGTTCCTCCGTCGGACACCTGAAAGAGTGAAAAATGCTAGGAAGAAGTTTTGTTCCGGCGACGCTCTGCAAATCACGACAGCTTCAACGTCTCTTCTTCTACCCCTTCATTTTCCAACCCGTTTTAGCCCATTCCTCTCCCCACCAAACCAggtatctctctctctctctctctctctctctctctctctctctatatatatatatatatatatatatatatatatatatatatatatatatatatatatatatatgtgtgtgtgtgtgtgtgtgcgtgtgtgtgtgtgttaattCGAACTCATGCGTTTACACTGAAAAGTGCTTAGATCGAAATAGTAGTTGTGCTAATCTCATGATATAGTAGTCTTTATAATGCAATCTGCAAGGTATTTGAGAGAGGAGGTACAGTTGGGCCAAATTTTAGAGTACAAAAGTGTGATATTGGATTGGTAAATTCGGGTCGGTATTTCTGCACGAGTGGCAAATCCGGGGAGACGTCGAATGGCAGTGGAAATGATGCTGTTGCAGTTGCAGAGAGTTGTGGTGAGtttaaagaagataaaatcaagAGGAAGAAATTGAAAGGTAAAAGAGAGGTTGTGAAGTGGTTGAAGTTCTTCAggtggaagaagaagaaagagctCCAAAGAATGACTGCAGAGGAGAAAATCCTCTTCAAATTGAGCAAGGTAATGTTTTTCGCGAAGCATGTTACTTAGTTTAGTGGAAGTTTTGTAACATGATGTTTGAAATACTTATGCTGCATAGATTTTGGCGAATTCAATCTATTTGAAATAccattctccttttcttttgacaACAATgacgacccagtaaaatcccacaaagtgaggtctggggaggctAGTGTGTACGCAGAACTTACCCCTACTCCAATGGGGCAGAGAggttatttccgatagaccctcggctcagaaagatgaaaataaaacaagaagagaCAATTCGTCAGTATCGTCAATATAAACCATATAAATGGTGACAGCATCCTAAAAACCATAAAATAGATGACATGCAATAACAATAATCGGCAAATAAGGTCCGGAGCTATGAAAAACAGTAAGGGTATGAAAAAGGAGAAGCTCGACCACCCTTTAGCCTACAaacctaatgctcgacctccagaCCTTCCTATCAAGGACCATATCCTCGGAAATCTGCAATCgagaccttcctatcaagggtcatgtcctcggaaatttgCAATCGtgtcatatcctgcctgatcacctctctccaatacttcttaggccgtccTCTATCTCTTCTCATACCCACCAGAGCCAactgctcacacctcctcaccggagcaTCCAGGCTTCCCTCCTTTTCTTTTGACAACTCCATTTTAAATTGTCTTTGCATGTTTATTTTCTTTGAATAGATCGATAGACTATACCTCAATCTACCCCGGGCTTTGGTCTAGTAGTAAGAGTGTAGCAAGTGATGTGTGGGTTAGGTGCGCATCACGGGTTCGAACTCTGCGACAGACAAAGtttggtatttaagtggagaaagATAGAGGGGCGGGCCCTATTATCTATTGAGTTTCAAACTGTGTGCCTTTGACTCTTGGGGATTTCACGGTTATAAAGGAAAAAATGGAAACAATACCTTAATCTCAACCTAATTAAGATCGGCTAATTGAATCTTCTATGTCTATTCCACTATGTCCAACAACATTTCAGTCCCAAAATTGGTAAGTATGTATTTCTTAGGCAAATTAGGAATTCTATAAACCTAGCGGTTCTCTTAACACTCACAGTTATCCCTACACTGAAAATGTAAGTGTAACAACAAATAATTCTTGATTCCCAACTAGTTGATATCACCGACATAGATCTTTTGGTTTCATAATATTTTGTTTTTAGTTAAGGCCGCATTTCTTCGAAGAGATTGTGGgtctttttgtttgttttctttattctgAATAAAGATTTTGTGAAAGGACTAGTAGTTATCTAGATATGCCTGTTCTAATATATTATTTCTTGAATGTATTACCCTTTTCCATTTCAGAAGTAGAAATTATGTGTACCTAATGTACATCTTTGTTGAGGTAGAATAATTTAATGGACTGTTGGTATTAATCTAGTTATTGCAGACAGATATACGAGTTGTGCTGGTTGTGGAGTCATTTGCAAATTGGAACAGTATTTGTTGTAACTCAAGTCTCTTCTCCTATATGCTTACCAAgatatgttaaagacttaaatcACTGTATGTTCAATTACTCTAATGGTAGTTTTGGATTTAACACAAATATTTTAATGTTGTATGGATGAGGTTTACATCTCTTTAATGTGTACTCTTAAGTACAATCCAAGTTCTTATGAGATGGCAAATTTCATCTTTCTAGGCACGGAAAAAAGAGGAAAGGCTTCTTGAAGCTCTGAAGAAAGTTGAGCCCAAGGAGATATCAGAAGCTACTCACGACCCAGAAATATTGACACCAGAAGAACACTTCTACTTTCTGAAAATGGGGGAGAAGTGCAAGAATTATGTACCAGTTGGAAGACGTGGGATATACCAGGGTGTGATACTTAATATGCATCTGCATTGGAAGAAGCACCAAACTCTGAAAGTGGTGGTGAAAACATTCTCTCCGGAGGAGGTTAAGGAAATTGCTGCAGACCTTGCAAGATTAAGTGGTGGAATCGTTCTTGATATCCAGGATGATAACACCATTATAATGTACAGGGGAAAAAACTACTCCCAACCACCAACCGAGATAATGTCTCCAAGAAGTACTCTTTCTAGGAAAAAGGTTCTCTTACTCGTCTGCTAATTTTTGCGTATGCATTTTTTTGGTGTTTGTCCTGAATGAACCCcatcttttctctctctcttatttGGTATTGCGCGTTGTGTACAGGCCTTAGATAAATCTAAATACAGAGATTCCTTGAGAGCTGTTAAGACATACATTCCACGCCTTGAGCAAGATCTCGAGCTGCTGCAATTGCAAGCTGAAAACAAAACTGGTGCTCCTGACAATAATCAAGAGACTGGCTTTGAGAATTTTAGCCCTGCACACTGTCCCGACCAGCAAATTGGGGCATCTGATAAGCTCAAACGGCTAGTGGTTGAAAATGAAGAGCAGGGTGAAGAAGAAGATTCCATGGTAGATACAGATATAGGCTCGGCTTCTGAAGATCTTTCAGATATTTTTGAGACAGACTGTGAGGAAGAGGATAAGGAGAAGATCGAAGAACCTCTTTACTTGGATGTGTTCGAAAAGTTCCCAGTGCAGGGCAATGGAGATGCACATGATTTTGAGGAGGATTTGCTTCAGATATCTTCTAACTCGAGGAGAGAGAAATCATCAGGTAAAGATGTCAATACACCAGCTCTTGATGAGGTTGATAGAATGATTCTGCAAGCTGTATCACTTTTGAAGAAAAAGAGGAGATGAGTAGTGATTTATTCATTACCAAAACTTGGAAGCTCTATCGGGAGTTTCCTTCTGCCTAGTGGGATTTGTTAATCTAGATGGATGGTGAGCAGGTAATGGTCAACAGTTTGCATGCAGATAAGTAGCAGCAACTATATCCAGGTTCGTCATCTGGTTCAGTTCTCGTCCCTGTCAATAGAACTCTTAGGACCTTGAGTAGAGACAATGAGCAGTCACAGCTGTTTACTGCTTCTCAACAAGAGCCCCGACTTTGTCATAAAGACCAATGGTGATGGTGACGAGTGATGACGAACTTAAATAGCATAGCTCTACTGGGATCACTCACTCGTTAGCTGCAATTTCGTTCTGGGGTTCCTGCACAATGGGATTATTGTTTTCCAAGGGTTGATTCGTCCCTAATCCAGAGTGGAAGTTCACATGTTTGAGCTGATAAGAAATACTATAGTACTCTTTTAGGTGTAAAATTCAAATCTCAGCTCTTCTCTCTGTTTTTAAAAAAACAGTTAACCAcctatattatccactaaaaaatgggttagataatgaattttttaaaaacgggtcaaatatggataagaaccatattatccatttagaataataggtttaacttttacatttgtaaaccTTCAAATTGGAGATTTTTCAAGTTTGGGAGAattcccaaaagtgatcatattcaagaagccatAGATAATATGATTACCCATATTATCTGCCGGTTAATtcttttttatccgtattaaatataggTCGGGTTGGATAATTTATTCGGGTTTTTTATTACATGTTCTTGACCTGTATCATATCCGACCCTAACCCGACCGTTTGTCACCCCTAGTTTCCCCTAACCAAACTCTTCTAGtaactaagagcccgtttggacatgagaaattttttctttttttcaattttctttttttttttgaaatagtgtttggTTATTCAAATCTTGCAATTTTCCATTCTCACTTGAAATgcattttcaaatttgaaatatTGGTAGAACCAATATTTCAATTGGAAATGAGAAGATTGCTAGTTTTAGTTGTAAAATATGGTGGAAAAAAGAGATCCCAATATGTTGTAAAAATTATAACCAAACACAACTTCAtcttcaattcaaattttagtgaaatttcatttttttttttttttggaattcatgtccaaacgcctactaatTTAGTACGTgatgagaaaatatttttgtcagcatgtgaaaaaaaggaaaaaaaattatgcAAAAGGTGATAAACTCTCAAAAGCAGCGGCAACTTTCCGACCCTGCCCGCGAAGGCGTTAGTTTGAACTCTTTTGTCAAAAGTTTTAAAATATAATTTCTTTAAACGAACATTTCCAAAGCATTTCTATTTTCTTTAAGAAAAATTCTCCTACAAATTTTCTTTATAGAAAAGTCGTCCAAACGATTGAAAATACTAGAGATAACATGTGTGAATACTGCTAAATTTCCGATTAAGTAATACTTTTAACTTTTAAGAAAGAGTTTGATGCGTACAATTAGGTAACATGCTGCGCATGTTTGAGGTTAAATCATAAATAATCTTTAAAGGTCAAACCAATGACAATAAGGGCATGGGCGAAATTAGAATCGCAATGTCATAAGTTTGATTAAAAATgtcaaataaaaaaacaaaaagaaaaatgtgtTAGTCGAAAAAGAAAAGCATGTTTGTGTCATGGAAATCTTATTCACAAATAAGTGGTTTTCTTATTTTTAGTtgctataataataataataataataataataataataataataataatatttatcACAATTAAGGGAACCCCGAATTCCCTCACCTTTGGACataattttacttcacaattatCTCAACTCTTAGCTTCATATTATCGCTGTTTTATCCAACAGT encodes the following:
- the LOC104234038 gene encoding uncharacterized CRM domain-containing protein At3g25440, chloroplastic-like, which translates into the protein MLGRSFVPATLCKSRQLQRLFFYPFIFQPVLAHSSPHQTSLYNAICKVFERGGTVGPNFRVQKCDIGLVNSGRYFCTSGKSGETSNGSGNDAVAVAESCGEFKEDKIKRKKLKGKREVVKWLKFFRWKKKKELQRMTAEEKILFKLSKARKKEERLLEALKKVEPKEISEATHDPEILTPEEHFYFLKMGEKCKNYVPVGRRGIYQGVILNMHLHWKKHQTLKVVVKTFSPEEVKEIAADLARLSGGIVLDIQDDNTIIMYRGKNYSQPPTEIMSPRSTLSRKKALDKSKYRDSLRAVKTYIPRLEQDLELLQLQAENKTGAPDNNQETGFENFSPAHCPDQQIGASDKLKRLVVENEEQGEEEDSMVDTDIGSASEDLSDIFETDCEEEDKEKIEEPLYLDVFEKFPVQGNGDAHDFEEDLLQISSNSRREKSSGKDVNTPALDEVDRMILQAVSLLKKKRR